TTGATGCACCTGATACACTTCAGTCATAGAAGTAGTCACTACCATCTTTCTCTCCCATACAACACGCATATTCAATACACTTCCACCAAGTGCCTCTATGCGTCTTCTTTCTTCCTCATCTCCAGGCTTGTGATCCCGTGTGATGATTTCTGCTAATATCTTGGGCTCCCGATCATTTAAGTTACTTTTTCCTAACACTACGGTGGAATCTCCCACGTTTGCTATAAATATTCTGTAGCTTTCTATAATAGCACAAGCCACAGTTGTTCCAGCTGTGCTAGGTTCACCATACTTGGTCTTCTTCCACAAATCTGTCCAACAAAAACCACACTGTAACTGCATTATAATAATGTAGGTGTGCGCATGTCCACATGGATGCACACACGTTTTCATTTAACAAGGTTTTCAGCACTTAATGCAATTGATGTGTGAAATGAGTAGTGCAATCTTGCATGTGTGGGCGCTTTAATTTACTTGCTGGTTTTGACGTAAGTTAAATAACTTgtgccatcacatgctatctaTGAAAATCATCATGATGTTGACACGCCAGCCATGTTTTATCATCAAGCAATTAATATGGCTGGTACA
This genomic interval from Dysidea avara chromosome 15, odDysAvar1.4, whole genome shotgun sequence contains the following:
- the LOC136245335 gene encoding protein phosphatase 1D-like, coding for MQLQCGFCWTDLWKKTKYGEPSTAGTTVACAIIESYRIFIANVGDSTVVLGKSNLNDREPKILAEIITRDHKPGDEEERRRIEALGGSVLNMRVVWERKMVVTTSMTEVYQVHQIPFHNVARRLGDLWSVTENNEYLVSPIPDIYVHYFDWTKDKFLILASDGLWNMLNPQTAVNIVHSLCKDGIKNAAEAGKVASALVDKALYEWDKRNLTADNISVLIVFF